The Vibrio echinoideorum genome includes a region encoding these proteins:
- a CDS encoding cation:proton antiporter produces the protein MDLSITSSLALIGLLSLACQLLGWRLRLPAILPLLVVGLLLGPGLNILNPDTIFGDVLFPLISLGVAIILFEGALTLNFKEIRGHGRMVTHLVSFGMLITWACIVVGAHFFVGFSWPLAALFSALVVVTGPTVIVPMLRSIQPKSSLGSILRWEGIVIDPIGALFAVLVYEYIVYSAAPTGHILSALGLTLAIGLGLGSIGGHLIAKMLQGHWVPHYLRNVAVLTLMLAAFSFSNDLSEESGLLTVTIMGIWLANVKGLDLEDIIEFKETLTVLLISALFILLASRLDSGTFLSIGWGGVGLLAVVMLVARPLSVWISGIGTDLTSADKWFLSWMAPRGIVAAAVSSLFAIKLQEKQLIEGADLLVPMVFLVIIGTVVIQSLTASWWARRLGVTQEKAQGVIFFGATHFARQFAKVLATHNINSVLADTNWESIRLARMENLNVYFGNPASSHAENNLELDGIGRAMIVSPYRQTNPLVSMHYQDEFGESKVFELESSETKHERHQVSRDGNRSLFSEGITYSKLNSLMAQGSQIKSTGLTETFDLNEFKSLYPKAIPLGVITEGNFRLVTQGSELEKLIATECEIISLLPPSEQAERIDIPDK, from the coding sequence ATGGATTTGTCGATCACTTCATCCTTGGCGTTAATTGGACTGTTGTCCTTGGCGTGTCAGCTGCTAGGCTGGCGTTTGCGTCTTCCTGCTATTCTCCCCCTCCTTGTTGTCGGTCTGTTATTAGGCCCTGGTTTAAATATCCTCAATCCCGATACCATTTTTGGCGACGTGTTGTTTCCGTTGATTTCATTAGGCGTAGCCATCATTTTATTTGAAGGTGCGTTGACCCTGAATTTTAAAGAAATCAGAGGCCACGGGCGCATGGTGACGCATCTCGTGAGTTTCGGTATGTTGATTACTTGGGCGTGTATCGTTGTGGGTGCTCATTTCTTCGTAGGTTTCAGTTGGCCGTTAGCTGCTTTATTTAGTGCATTAGTGGTCGTGACTGGTCCGACGGTTATCGTACCTATGTTGCGCAGCATTCAGCCCAAATCTTCCTTGGGTAGCATCTTGCGATGGGAAGGGATAGTTATTGACCCAATTGGCGCTCTGTTTGCTGTTCTCGTTTACGAATACATTGTCTATTCAGCCGCACCTACGGGTCATATTCTGTCGGCGTTGGGTCTGACGTTGGCCATTGGTTTAGGCTTAGGGAGTATCGGTGGCCATTTGATTGCCAAGATGCTGCAAGGGCACTGGGTTCCGCATTATCTACGTAATGTGGCGGTACTGACGCTAATGTTGGCCGCATTCTCCTTTTCAAATGACTTGAGTGAAGAGTCCGGTTTATTAACCGTGACCATCATGGGTATCTGGCTCGCCAATGTGAAAGGCTTGGATCTCGAAGACATTATTGAATTCAAAGAAACCCTGACTGTGTTACTCATTTCTGCGTTGTTTATTCTGTTAGCGAGCAGGCTTGATTCGGGGACTTTCCTCTCAATAGGTTGGGGCGGTGTTGGCTTATTAGCGGTGGTTATGCTGGTGGCTCGTCCTTTGAGTGTATGGATCAGCGGGATCGGTACGGATCTTACCTCTGCTGATAAATGGTTCTTAAGCTGGATGGCGCCTCGCGGGATCGTCGCAGCCGCAGTCTCCTCTTTGTTTGCTATAAAGCTCCAGGAAAAACAATTGATTGAAGGTGCTGATTTACTGGTACCTATGGTGTTCTTAGTCATCATAGGTACGGTAGTGATTCAGAGCTTAACGGCAAGCTGGTGGGCTAGAAGGTTAGGTGTGACTCAAGAGAAGGCACAAGGAGTTATTTTCTTTGGCGCGACTCATTTTGCTCGGCAGTTTGCCAAAGTGCTGGCAACACATAACATTAACAGCGTGCTAGCCGATACCAACTGGGAAAGCATTCGCTTGGCGCGCATGGAGAACTTGAATGTCTATTTCGGTAACCCAGCTTCGAGCCACGCTGAAAATAATCTGGAATTGGACGGGATAGGGCGTGCAATGATCGTATCGCCATACCGACAAACGAATCCATTGGTGAGCATGCACTATCAAGATGAATTTGGTGAAAGCAAAGTGTTTGAACTTGAGTCATCCGAGACAAAACATGAAAGGCATCAGGTGAGTCGTGATGGCAATAGAAGTTTGTTCTCTGAAGGGATCACTTATTCAAAACTCAACTCGTTAATGGCTCAGGGAAGCCAAATAAAAAGTACGGGATTAACTGAAACTTTTGACCTTAATGAGTTCAAATCACTTTATCCTAAAGCGATCCCACTCGGTGTGATTACTGAAGGTAACTTCCGATTAGTCACACAAGGTTCTGAGTTGGAAAAATTAATAGCAACAGAATGTGAAATCATTAGTTTATTGCCGCCTTCAGAGCAGGCAGAAAGAATCGATATTCCAGATAAATAG
- the folD gene encoding bifunctional methylenetetrahydrofolate dehydrogenase/methenyltetrahydrofolate cyclohydrolase FolD, which yields MTAQNIDGKLISQTVRSEVAARVKARTEAGLRAPGLAVVLVGEDPASQVYVGSKRKACQEVGFVSKSFDLPATATEDELLTLVDQLNEDPEIDGILVQLPLPAGIDTTHVLERITPEKDVDGFHPYNVGRLAQRMPKLRSCTPKGIITLLDRYNIDLRGKHAVVVGASNIVGRPMTLELLLAGCTTTTCHRFTKDLEGHVRQADVVVVAVGKPNFIPGAWVKKGAVVVDVGINRLESGKLVGDVEYDVAKENASFITPVPGGVGPMTVASLIENTMIACEQFHSK from the coding sequence ATGACTGCTCAAAATATTGATGGAAAGCTAATTTCTCAAACAGTTCGCTCTGAAGTTGCGGCACGTGTAAAAGCTCGTACTGAAGCTGGATTACGCGCTCCGGGCCTAGCGGTTGTTTTAGTGGGTGAAGACCCTGCCTCTCAAGTTTACGTTGGAAGTAAACGTAAAGCATGTCAGGAAGTAGGCTTCGTTTCAAAGTCTTTTGATTTACCAGCGACAGCAACCGAAGATGAACTGCTAACGCTAGTAGACCAACTCAATGAAGACCCAGAAATTGACGGCATTCTGGTTCAATTGCCTCTACCTGCTGGTATTGATACCACTCACGTTCTTGAGCGTATCACTCCAGAAAAAGACGTTGATGGCTTCCACCCATACAATGTGGGCCGTTTAGCTCAACGTATGCCTAAGCTACGCTCTTGCACGCCCAAAGGCATTATCACGCTGCTTGATCGTTACAACATCGACTTACGCGGCAAGCACGCAGTCGTAGTTGGCGCATCAAACATTGTTGGTCGCCCAATGACGTTAGAACTGCTTCTAGCCGGCTGTACGACGACAACATGTCACCGCTTTACCAAAGATCTTGAAGGTCACGTACGTCAAGCAGACGTTGTTGTGGTTGCAGTAGGTAAACCAAACTTCATTCCTGGTGCCTGGGTTAAGAAAGGCGCGGTCGTGGTCGATGTTGGCATCAACCGTTTAGAATCTGGTAAGTTAGTTGGTGATGTTGAATACGACGTGGCTAAAGAGAACGCAAGTTTCATCACTCCAGTACCTGGTGGTGTTGGACCAATGACAGTTGCGAGTCTGATCGAAAACACCATGATCGCTTGTGAGCAATTTCACTCGAAATAA
- a CDS encoding GNAT family N-acetyltransferase: MIEWRVKKFADLSVQELYDFLQQRVDIFIVDMNTPYSDLDGKDNHPETYHVMGYENECLVAYSRIMAQKLGYPADVLPLLDSDANDVCIGRVIVAKGYRGKQLGNQLMQVSFDATRKVYPDCSIFISAQAHLKDYYGKFGFDVVTDSYLEDGCSMLGLRYTPQLVAV, from the coding sequence ATGATCGAGTGGAGAGTTAAAAAATTTGCGGATCTGTCTGTTCAAGAGCTCTATGATTTCTTGCAACAAAGAGTCGACATTTTTATCGTAGATATGAACACGCCATACAGTGATTTGGATGGTAAAGATAATCACCCCGAGACTTATCATGTCATGGGCTATGAGAACGAATGTCTAGTAGCTTATAGCCGAATTATGGCTCAGAAGCTCGGATACCCAGCCGATGTTCTACCTTTGCTGGATTCTGATGCAAATGACGTTTGTATTGGGCGAGTGATTGTAGCGAAAGGCTACCGTGGAAAGCAGCTTGGTAACCAATTGATGCAAGTTAGCTTTGATGCCACACGAAAGGTTTATCCAGATTGTTCGATTTTTATTTCGGCACAAGCACATCTCAAAGACTACTATGGTAAATTCGGCTTCGACGTTGTTACCGATAGTTACTTGGAAGACGGGTGCAGTATGTTAGGTCTTAGATATACCCCACAGCTCGTGGCCGTTTAG